In Citrus sinensis cultivar Valencia sweet orange chromosome 3, DVS_A1.0, whole genome shotgun sequence, the sequence tatgttcaaACTTATTTGaactttagaaaaattcaGACCCATTCGAAGttccaaggaaaaaaaaaaaggctaccTAAttaagaagttttttttttaacaccaaaattacatttttttgaGGGTAGAATAATATGACGGTGCCTATTAACAAAGCTGCAGATTGTTTCAATCAAATCTTAAGTACGTGTTCTATGTAAAGTTCTTTTGTgtgcattaattttttgtgttgtCGAAGAGATTATTCATTGGAGATGCATTCCTCTCGTTTAATTGAAACCCTTCGCCTAATACCCTATCTACATAATACATTGTTCCACACGCCGTAAAAGAGAAACGAAATGGCTTGACTTGAGTCGGTCTACAATATTATgcgtgaaaaaaaaaaaaaacagtttaCAACGTAGTAATTAGAGGATTCCAAACTTTATAAGGTTTGGGATTCCTGAATTGAAAGTGATTGCTCAAGGACCAATGATTGCAGATGTCACCACCAACGCTCCAAATCAGCGTGCTGGACAAAGAAGACAAGAAGCATGATTCCAGCATTTGAAGGCAGGCAAAGCAACGCCCTCAATTGGAATATCAATATTCAATAGTTCCAACACTCTATCTCTTGCAAAGTATATGTGCTGCAACGGGTAGACAGCTGATTCAATTATTCAGATCGTTCGCATCCTCAGACTGATACATCAGTTAATAGCGACTTTATTTTGACCCGCTTCGGGGTTTGGTGGGTCGTCGCCAAgtgctttttcttcttctataCGGAATATTTTCGGTGTGTGGTAGGTAGGTCGACGCCACgtgctttttcttcttatatATGGAATATTTTTGTGTACTCttgtgcctttttttttaactctttattatatatatatataaatgtttcaGTTTGGAATTTTTAAGTGCCGGAAAGTGCGGGTAAACTTTAAAACCGCATGGTTTTAAAGACTTAAAATTGTAAGTTTTTAAAGCCGTGcgattttaaagttttccaATACTTTCacgcattttaaaatttttgacaaaaaaactactatatatatttataataaataatgcaGGGATGAAGAGTAATGTTCCAAGAGCACAAAAAATCTTATGCTtctatattatcaatttttttttactttgcttttattttattgatttcattAAAACTTTcggtctctctctctctttttctcttcttctctctaAATAACACAAGACATGAGGACCCATCATGCATCATGcacattttttcaaattttcttttattgggTTTTCTTTCGTTATCATTCTGTTTCTTGACTTTGACTTTGACTTCAGCTCTACGTGGAAAATATAGCTACATAAAAGTCAAGTCACTTTCGgcagttaaaattttaagtatttagaaattttatttatttgtacaaACTGCCGCTTCAATTAACTGGTGGACATTTTATTACCCTAATCTTAAAATAGATAGTTCGAATATTTAACTAtgatgttgtttttctttttccaaatattgaaaataaatccaACGCGTTGCATTATCTCTTGAAATTATATTCGGCGGTTTCGATAGACTTTAAACCTGCTAGAGATTGAAATTTCCTCTTCAGAACACGTTGTTTATTTGTCAATAGTGCGAtgctctttaattttttaacaacacagtcaaaatgatatattaaaaatttgtaaggaGCCCATAGTTTCAAATTGCATTCTCTCATATATTCAGATGGGGAAAGCTACATGAAATTTGTAAGGAAAATAATccaaagagagaagaaagaaacgGGAAAGTAAtaggaaattaattataatttatgcgTAATAAAAGCTCAAAGTAGGAAAGTCATATATTTACTTTCACTCAACACTACTCTCTGTTTAATTCAGTCACAAAAATTTCCTTCATACATggcttcatcatcttcttcttcttcttccggCCTTACTGCTCAAAGCAAATATGAGGTCTTCCTCAGTTTCAGAGGGGAGGACACTCGTAATGGCTTTACCAGCCATCTAGCTGCAGCTTTACACCGGAAACAAATACAATTCTTCATTGACGATGAAGAACTTAAGAAAGGTGATGAGATTTCGCCTACCATTTTGAAGGCAATCGAAACATCAGATATTTCGATAATTATCTTCTCAAAAGACTATGCTGCTTCCAAATGGTGCCTCAATGAGCTTGTCAAGATTCTTGAttgcaagaaaataaatggcCAAATTGTGATACCGGTTTTCTACCAAGTGGATCCATCTAATGTGCGAAAACAGAGTGGGAGTTTCGGAGAAGCTTTTGACGAGTATGAAAAGAACTTTCCAAATATGGTTCAAAAATGGAGGGACGCATTGACCCAAGCATCAAATATATCTGGATATCATGAGTCCAGGACTTTCAGGTCACTCTTTTTAACTCTTCCTATTCCTCGTATAATTTggcattttttcttttaatcaataaaagaaCATTAATGCTTTATAGCCTGAGCTACGCTTATGTTGGATTAGGATATGATCAAATTATGAGAGGATCCTTTCCTGGGCATGTTTGGGATTGCTTTAGTTTCCTAAATAATATTGCCTGAGTTTCCTAAATAATATgctttataaatattttggtaaaatgtttggtaattttacattattaaatagtcactttacaaataatttatcatatatatttgataagtTAACCACTACAGCGcattagaaaatataaatagaaagttaaaattttttaaaaatattatcaatgctaattaaagaaataaatataccATTGTTCCGTAATTCATGTCTTATTATCTCATAACAATTTGCCAGGAACGAGGCGGAACTAGTGGAAAACATTGTTGAAGATATTTCCCAGAAATTGGAAGATATGTCAAACTCAACTGATTTAGATAGCTTCGTCGGATTAAATTCACGAATTGAGGAAATGAAATCACTGCTGTGTCTCGAATCTCACGATGTTCGAATCGTAGGAATTTGGGGCATGGGCGGTGTCGGTAAAACAACCATTGCTAGTGTTGTTTTCCATCAAATATCAAGAGACTTTCAAGGCAAGTGCTTCGTGGCGGACGTCAGAGaagaatcaaataaaatgGGAGTCATTCACGTTCGAGATGAGGTTATTTCTCGAGTATTAGgagaaaatctcaaaataGGAACCCCCACTATACCCCAGAATATCCGGAAAAGGCTCCAACGGATCAAAGTGTTGATCGTTCTTGATGATGTTCATGATGGATTCGCtcaattagaaaatttagttGGAGGGTCTGATAAATTTAGCCCTGGAAGTAGAATCATTATAACTACTAGAGATAAACGAGTACTTGATAAATGTGGAGTGGATAACATATTTGAGGTCAAGGGATTGCAACACAGTAAAGCTCTCGAGCTCTTTTGTAGAAAAGCCTTTAGACAAAACAATCGCTCTCATGATCTTCTTGAGCTCTCACAGGAAGTAGTGTGTTATGCCGATGGCAATCCGTTGGCTCTCGAAGTTTTGGGTTCTTCCCTTCACCAAAAGAGCAAACAGCAATGGGAAGATAAATTGCAcaacttgaaattgatttcAGAACCGAGTATTTATAAGGTGTTGAAAATCAGTTATGATGAGCTGAA encodes:
- the LOC107174452 gene encoding disease resistance protein RPV1-like; the protein is MASSSSSSSSGLTAQSKYEVFLSFRGEDTRNGFTSHLAAALHRKQIQFFIDDEELKKGDEISPTILKAIETSDISIIIFSKDYAASKWCLNELVKILDCKKINGQIVIPVFYQVDPSNVRKQSGSFGEAFDEYEKNFPNMVQKWRDALTQASNISGYHESRTFRNEAELVENIVEDISQKLEDMSNSTDLDSFVGLNSRIEEMKSLLCLESHDVRIVGIWGMGGVGKTTIASVVFHQISRDFQGKCFVADVREESNKMGVIHVRDEVISRVLGENLKIGTPTIPQNIRKRLQRIKVLIVLDDVHDGFAQLENLVGGSDKFSPGSRIIITTRDKRVLDKCGVDNIFEVKGLQHSKALELFCRKAFRQNNRSHDLLELSQEVVCYADGNPLALEVLGSSLHQKSKQQWEDKLHNLKLISEPSIYKVLKISYDELNSEEKEIFLDIACFFNGEYIDFVTRIQDDPMSIRDRLNILIDKSLITISSYGNRLRMHDLLQEMGQIIVRQESVKEPCKRSRLWDHNDVYHVLKKNKEHRKQITW